Genomic window (Microcoleus sp. FACHB-831):
TACTTGCTTGGCTTGGAAGTTAAGCAGTTCTCGATTGGGTGCTAAGATGGTCATCGCTGCTTTGCCTGCACTCAGGGAAGCCCTGAATTGCTGGCCTTCTTCAATAAAAATAATGTAGTTAATCAGTTGATTAACTTTCAATTGACCTTGCTTTGATGTTCTTTCTCCTCTTAATAAAGTTACGCGATCGCTCTGGGTAACTTGTGGCGAGATGGGAGTTGGAGTTAAAGTAGGCGTTGGTACAATAGTTTCACTGATAGGACTGACAGTTGGTGCGATGGATTCTGGAGATAATGCAGTAGTTGGAGCGATCGCCGCTTTGCGAGATAGTTTTACTCGATTCGTATTAAACATCGAGCCTAGCAAAACAACGGGACCAATGCTAATAAATAATACTACTCCGCCAACAATAGTAGCTAAAGCCCAAGGGTTATTCCAAATAGGATTTCTAGTAGGTTGACGGGTAACAGTTGGACGGCGAGTTGTACTTGCACTGCGGGTTGGTGTCGTCTGCGTTTTAATCTGTTGTTGAAAAACAGTTGGATGTTCTGATGTACCCACTAAACCGTGAAGCGATCGCAAAGCTTGCAAAACTTCTGTTGCTGATTGGTAGCGATTATTAGGTCTGGCACTCATCATCCGATTCAACAAATTGGAAAAATGCAGGCTGAGGGTGGGAAGCCACTGATGCCAGCGCCAAGTCATTGTCGATTGATCTAATAATTCCTGCGGCTTTTTACCAGTCATCAACACAACTGTTGTTACTGCTAAAGCATAAATATCGCTATTAGGATAAACTTGGCCAGTCCGCAGTTGTTCGTCTGGTGAATAGCCAATTTTCCCCATAGTAGTTCCTTGGGGAGCTTCTTCAGATGCTTGCAAATTAGCAACGCCTTCCTTTACCGCACCAAAATCAATCAATACAGGCAAGCGATCGCTCTCCCTCAAAATAATATTTTCTGGTGAAATATCCCTATGTATAATTCCCTTGCTGTGGATATGCTCTAATACTGGCAACATGTCCTGCAAAAACTTCACCGCTTCCGCTTCTGAAAAGGTAGTATCCTCCTCTAAACGCTCGTCCAGCAAAACCCTATAAGTCTTACCTTCAACATAATCCTGCACGAAAAACAGCCGCTTACCCTGTTCAAATGTCGCCCGGAATTTAGGAATTTGGGGATGGTCAATCTTATAAAGAACCTCCGCCTCTCGCTGGAAGAGTTCCTTTGTTTTGTTTAAAACGTACTCACCTGCTTGCGTGGGTACGAGATATTCTTTAATAACGCAAATTTCGTTAAAGCGATCTCTGTCTTGCGCTAAGTAGGTGCGCCCAAACCCCCCCTGGCCGAGAGATTTGGTTAATCGATAGCGGTTTTGCAGGATAACCCCAGGCGGAATTGGTGGTTGCATGGTAGGCTCATTGCTTCTAGTTAACTCGGAACGAGTTGCACCCTTTTCAAACCCTAACTGGACAACGGTCTTAGACTAATACTTCCCTATCAAAGACGAAAACAAGTCAGCCCCACTAAAAATTTAATAGCATTATGCTACCTTTGGATAGTTTTTTTGTTGATACTTGGGGCGATTGAGGTGTTGTAAGGTCAATATATTTCGCTTTAACGCCACTTTTAGCGTATATATCAATAAGTTTGCCAGTTACAACTTGTTTGCATGCATTCCGAGCAAATTGGTGTTATAAGATACCATTACGCCAGTCTCAGGATACTGTTTCTGGTTATTCAAGGTGAGGGAATAAGAAGCTAACAAGCTTGATATCAAACCAGGTAAAGCTGCTTTTGGCAAACAGAAAAATCGCATAAGGCAGGTACTAATGTGGGTATGGGGGTAAATGTAATTTAGTGCGATACCCTTGACCCTGCGGCTTTTATGTCTAAAAAATAAATATTATGCGAATTCTTCTGGTTGATGATGAAATTGAACTAACTGAACCGCTGACTCGCGTGTTAACCAGTGAAGGCTACAGCGTCGATGTGGTTTATGATGGTGCTGCTGGGAGCCAGATGGCAGCAGTTGGGGGTTATGACCTGCTGATTCTGGATTGGATGTTACCGCATCAGACGGGCTTGGAGATTTGCCAGCAGATGCGATCGCGCGGCGATACCACACCAGTATTATTTCTCACCGCCAAAGACACCATAGATGACCGCGTAAGGGGACTAGACGCTGGTGCTGATGATTATCTAGTTAAGCCTTTTGAATTGAGAGAGTTACTAGCGCGAGTCCGCGCTAGGGTGCGTCGTCCAAGTGCGTTACAAGAAACCCGCAATTTACATCCGTTAATGCGTATAGCTGATTTGGAATTGGATTGTGAAAATCAGCTTGCTTATCGTCAAGGACGGATGATTCAACTATCTGAAAAAGAATGCCAATTGTTGGAATATTTTATGCGTAATGCTGGCAGTTTGCTAACTCACGCGCAAATTTACCAAGAACTTTGGGGAGATAACGAGCAACCTAGCAGCAATGTTTTGGCGGCTTTAATTCGTTTGCTGCGCCGCAAAATTGAGGTAAATGGTGAAACGCCTCTAATTCACACCGTATACGGTAAAGGATACCGTTTTGGCGAAAACGCTTGAATTTTTAAATAGCTCAGGACTTACGCAGATCTTCTATCTGTAGCCCGGCAATGCCCACCTTACTACTAAATAAATGGATCTAATTATTTGTAGGACGGGTTTCGCTTAGGCTCTACCCATCAAACCCATGTCAATGTTGGGTTTCATTCCTGGAGCAAACGTTTTTGCTGATTTGTCAGCTTTAGGGGTTGAAGAGCGGTCCTTCGATGTAAACTCCATCGGGCAAAGTGACTTGCCAGAAAAAAGCTTGTTGAAAAGTAAAGAAACCTCTGACATCAGCTTTGGAAAAGTCAACTTTGATAATAGTCGCAAATTCGAGATCCACGTTGCTGAAATCAGCCCCATCAACGTTATATTCAGCCATTGTGACGCCGTACATATTGGCTCCAGTGAAATCAGCACATCTACAACCACCTTGCAAGAAACTTGCTCCAGTCAGATTGGCATCACGCAGACTAGACAACGAGAGAGCAGATCTACCCAACATAGTACCGACAGCAATGACTCCTTCCAAATTAGCTTCCCTCAGATCGCTTTGAGTCAAAGTAGCACCGCTCAAGATTGCTCCACTCAGATTAGCCTCTCTCAAATTCGTGAACGTCAAGTCAGAACCACTAAGGTTGATACCCCGCAAGTCAGCACCGTGAAGATCGATTTTATACAATCTGCGTTCAGAGTCGGCTCTAAATTTGATGGCGGAGAAGTTTCTTTCCCCAGCAGCATACCTACTCAACAACTCTTCTTTAGTGATTTGAATCATATATATAGCGAGCCTAAATAATTCGTGAAGGCAAGATACCCGACTTCTTGGAGAAGTCGGGTATCTTAAGGGCTTGGTATTAAAAGCAGCCGATAAATTTGGGGTTTTTAAGTTTAATGTTTGAGTGAAATATTTACTTAAATTACTATTTTAAAAGTAATAAATCAAAGGTATAAACATAATCTGAACAAAGTTTTGAATAATAAAATTTTAATTAAAAATTGAAAACGCTTACCATAAATGGGCGTAGCAGTGAAGATGGTCAAACGGCTGGCAGCGCATTAGGATCGAATGTAGAGCCACTTTCCGGATAATTGATATAGGAGATAGCCGTGAACCAGAACAACCCTAAGATATTGCAGTTTAACTTATCTGGCCTCGGCTTTTGGGTAGCCCTGGTAGCGATCGCGTGGTTGCTGGGGGCAATTGGCTTGGGCTGGTTAGTTAAGTCTTTTGTTATTATCGTCGGCTTGATCGTTATTACACCAGCGATCGCATTGATAGGATTTCGGTTTTGGGTAAAACGCAACTTGGTTGAAGACGATTGTCCTGTTTGCGGTTATGAGTTTACTGGTTTTAACCGCACCGAGTTCCAGTGTCCTAGCTGCAAAGAACCCCTAAAAGCCGATAAAAATCATTTTGTCCGCCTTACCCCTCCCGGTACTATTGACGTTCAAGCCGTTGAGGTATCAGCAAAACAGATTGAAGATTAATAAATTGCTGGTTCATTGTTCATTGGCAAATGGCTATTAACGATGAACCACGAACAATGACTGCTTGCTTATCTCTTTTGAGTAATAGAAAGGGTGAAAGGATGTTGGCCGCCAGAGCGATCGCCTATAAAAATCTTATAAGTACCCGCAGGCCAAACTCCTGACATTTCTGGGTTTTCTCCCGAAGCTTTATCTGCTAGAACGCAGAAGCGTCCCCCCGGCCCCTCAACCACCATTGTAGGTTGACCCTCTGCTTTAACGCTGAACCGCATATAGTCTATTTGTCCCTGCGTTACCTTAATAACTTGGTTTGGTGTTGAGCCAATGTTGCCGCAATTAGTTTTGTTTGTCCCCCCAGATGTACCGCTAACAACGATTGGTTCGGTCTGGGAACTACGCGCTAGTTCTAGAACTGGCGCATTGCTGCTAGCAACACCAGCGCTAGTTAATATCGTAGCTAAGGCGGTGGGAACAACCATCCAGTACTTGCCTGTCTTCATATTGTCGCTCACCGTGTTTGTTGAATCTCTCAATCCTATTGTCCTCAATTGCGATACACCCCTGGGGGATACGTGTTCCTCTATCCCAAGTGTCATATCTATTTTGGTAGATTTTAGATTTTGAATTGCACTGATGCAAGGTCTTATTTTGTCAAATAGCGGGCTAAACGAAACCGACCTTCGCTAAGATTGCAGATGAAACAGCACACTAGACAGCAACTTTTTGGCTAGATGCCATTTTGCGCCTCCGCATGGGAAATAAAACAGATGAATAATCCAGAAAATCGCGACTGGGAGCGTAAACTCCAAGAACTAGAAAAGGAAATCGATAAAACTCCTACAGGAGCCAGAATCCAGCCAGGACAACCGCTATCTACTCAAGCCGAACCCTCGGAATTAAACCCATCGCTGCTATTGAACAAAATCGTTACATGGTTTAACGGTCTATCAAGTGGCGGTAGAATTGTGGCGATCGCGGTTGGAGCAATCGTTGGTTTTGCCGTCCTGAGAACTGTTTTCCAACTTGTCGCCTCCTTAATTAGTCTGGCCGTCTTAGGCGTGTTAGTCTATGCAGGGTACAAGTTCTGGATAGCTAAAGAACGTCGCAACTAGCATATGCGTTGGTAGCTGTCCGGCGATCGCGCGATCGCTACTAGCGCACAAACGCTACGGTGACGATGAACTATAGACTATGGACTATGGATAGCTGCATCGTCTAAAGTCTAAATTCTATGGATCGCCCTAGCGTAAAAAAATCTACAGATAAAAAAAGCAAGCCGTTGCCAAAGGGACTTTACAAACTGCCACTTTTCAGCAGGCGCATCGCGGCATGGGCAGTGGAAATTTCGTTGGTAGCAGCCAGTACTGCGGTTCCTTTCAGCATTGGGGTTTATGCTCAGTCAAACTCAGGAGCCGCTCCTGTTCCCCTCAACCCAATGGTAGCGACTACAGGGGAGGCGATCGCTAAAACCCTAGCTCTACCCCTGCGCGAAACTAATCGACAAGTCCCCCCACTCACCAATTTATTCTGGTGCGGAGCGCTGCTTGCACCCCTCGCGGTTACTTCCTGGCAACTATATTTACTAGGCAAAACTGGTCAAACTACGCCTAAGCGGTGGTTTGCCGTGCGGGTAGTAAAAGCGTCTGGAGAAAACCCCGGTATAATTCGTGCAATTTGGCGAGAGCTAGTAGGTCGCTGGGGAGTGCCACTGGGAGTAGCTTATACGATCTGGCGCTACAGCGGTGCATTCCCGGATGGGGGAATATTGCTGGGACTAGCAGGCTTGATGATAGTGGGCGAGAATGCGATCGCTCTGTTAAGCAGACAGCGGCGATCGCTGCACGACCAAATCGCCGGAACCTATGTCCTGGGCGTCGCTCGTCGTAACTTGAATTCCAACTCACACCCGCCGCAACGACCGCTCTCTGAAGGTCAACCAGTCCGTCTAGAGGTGCAAAACACCTGGACGGAACCAGACCCCGAAACCGACAACAACCGACGACGCGAAAGCGTTACTACCATCATCCTCACAGCACTACCAAGCTGGAGATACCTGACCTTGTGGCACTGGATGCGCGAACATCCAGGTATCACTCTGCTGATAGTAGCTATTGCCGGAATGACTTCCGTGTTAGGAACCTTTGTCGGTACGCAAATCTACATTCAAGGTCAGGCAAATCGGCGGGTGTTTAAGCAGCAGGACAACGAAGTATTTCTCGCCTTAGTCAGACAATTAAGTGCCATTTCCCCCAATGCAGTGGAAGAACGCCGGGGAGCTATGCTGGCGCTGGCTAGACTTGACGACCCCCGCGCCATTCCCTTCTTGGTGGATTTGTTGGGTCAGGAAAAAAGGGATGGGTTAATAGATGCGATTCAGCAATCTTTGGTGAGTAGCGGTCCCAAAGCTTTACCCTACTTGCAACGCTTGAATCAATCTCTGCGAAATGACAAAGAGGCGCTGCGGAGTAGGGGAATACCGCAGGAGCAGAATTTGATCGCCTTACGACAAAGAGCAACCCAGAGAGCGATCGCCAAAATTCTCACGATCTACACCAGTCAAGTCCATAAAGCCAATCTCAGCCGTATAGACCTGGGTGCAACTACCACTGGCCCAGTTCAATTTACCTTGGTTTTAGACAAAACTGACTTATCCGGAATTAACTTCAAAGGAGCCATCCTCAGCAATGCCAGCTTGCGTGGTAGTCGCTTCTATGCTGCTGGTGAAGACAGGCGTTTTGGTACTTTCGACGATTGGATTAGCGACCTCTCAGGTGCAGAACTCAAGGAAGCTAACCTTACTGGGGCAATTTTGAGCCAGGTAGCCATGACTCGCACCAACCTAACGCGAGCCATCCTCAACCGAGCCGACTTGTCAAATGCGATCCTGACAGGAGCCAACCTCAGCAGTAGCTCTTTAATTGCTGCGAATTTAAGGAGTGCCAATCTAGAAAATGCCAGCCTGACTGGTGCAGATTTAGCAAATGCGAATTTTTCAACTGCGAACCTGCATAGCGCTAGACTCGCACAGGTAAGCGCAATTGGCGCTCAGTTTTCCTTTGCCGACTTAACGCAATCCAACTGGCAAGGCGCAGATATGACGGGAGCCAATTTGAGTGCTGCCAAGTTGCAAGGAGCCGACTTCAGTTCTACCAAGCTGATGAATGCCAATCTCGCTCAAGCTCAGTTGCAAAATGCCAACTTGCGCTCTGCCGATCTAAGCGCCGCAGATTTGCGCGGTGCAAACGTGGATGGAGCCGATTTCCAGGGTGCGAACT
Coding sequences:
- a CDS encoding pentapeptide repeat-containing protein; the protein is MIQITKEELLSRYAAGERNFSAIKFRADSERRLYKIDLHGADLRGINLSGSDLTFTNLREANLSGAILSGATLTQSDLREANLEGVIAVGTMLGRSALSLSSLRDANLTGASFLQGGCRCADFTGANMYGVTMAEYNVDGADFSNVDLEFATIIKVDFSKADVRGFFTFQQAFFWQVTLPDGVYIEGPLFNP
- a CDS encoding response regulator transcription factor, which encodes MRILLVDDEIELTEPLTRVLTSEGYSVDVVYDGAAGSQMAAVGGYDLLILDWMLPHQTGLEICQQMRSRGDTTPVLFLTAKDTIDDRVRGLDAGADDYLVKPFELRELLARVRARVRRPSALQETRNLHPLMRIADLELDCENQLAYRQGRMIQLSEKECQLLEYFMRNAGSLLTHAQIYQELWGDNEQPSSNVLAALIRLLRRKIEVNGETPLIHTVYGKGYRFGENA
- a CDS encoding serine/threonine-protein kinase, whose protein sequence is MQPPIPPGVILQNRYRLTKSLGQGGFGRTYLAQDRDRFNEICVIKEYLVPTQAGEYVLNKTKELFQREAEVLYKIDHPQIPKFRATFEQGKRLFFVQDYVEGKTYRVLLDERLEEDTTFSEAEAVKFLQDMLPVLEHIHSKGIIHRDISPENIILRESDRLPVLIDFGAVKEGVANLQASEEAPQGTTMGKIGYSPDEQLRTGQVYPNSDIYALAVTTVVLMTGKKPQELLDQSTMTWRWHQWLPTLSLHFSNLLNRMMSARPNNRYQSATEVLQALRSLHGLVGTSEHPTVFQQQIKTQTTPTRSASTTRRPTVTRQPTRNPIWNNPWALATIVGGVVLFISIGPVVLLGSMFNTNRVKLSRKAAIAPTTALSPESIAPTVSPISETIVPTPTLTPTPISPQVTQSDRVTLLRGERTSKQGQLKVNQLINYIIFIEEGQQFRASLSAGKAAMTILAPNRELLNFQAKQVQQWEGKMPLRGEYYIQLSLPEGVKESNYQLDLNLPSN
- a CDS encoding pentapeptide repeat-containing protein, whose amino-acid sequence is MDRPSVKKSTDKKSKPLPKGLYKLPLFSRRIAAWAVEISLVAASTAVPFSIGVYAQSNSGAAPVPLNPMVATTGEAIAKTLALPLRETNRQVPPLTNLFWCGALLAPLAVTSWQLYLLGKTGQTTPKRWFAVRVVKASGENPGIIRAIWRELVGRWGVPLGVAYTIWRYSGAFPDGGILLGLAGLMIVGENAIALLSRQRRSLHDQIAGTYVLGVARRNLNSNSHPPQRPLSEGQPVRLEVQNTWTEPDPETDNNRRRESVTTIILTALPSWRYLTLWHWMREHPGITLLIVAIAGMTSVLGTFVGTQIYIQGQANRRVFKQQDNEVFLALVRQLSAISPNAVEERRGAMLALARLDDPRAIPFLVDLLGQEKRDGLIDAIQQSLVSSGPKALPYLQRLNQSLRNDKEALRSRGIPQEQNLIALRQRATQRAIAKILTIYTSQVHKANLSRIDLGATTTGPVQFTLVLDKTDLSGINFKGAILSNASLRGSRFYAAGEDRRFGTFDDWISDLSGAELKEANLTGAILSQVAMTRTNLTRAILNRADLSNAILTGANLSSSSLIAANLRSANLENASLTGADLANANFSTANLHSARLAQVSAIGAQFSFADLTQSNWQGADMTGANLSAAKLQGADFSSTKLMNANLAQAQLQNANLRSADLSAADLRGANVDGADFQGANFAAALQTQSDQFLQAPPPAASAARIKGVNFAKAKNLDARAISFICDRGGRHPQCR